GAAGTAGGACACATTGGTGCGAACCAGTATAAATACTGTCATTATCATCTTTCTGTTCTTAGCTTCATATTTGAGTTGTGTTATTGTGAAATTGTGATTATTGTTCTGCAGTTACTGTtttgtttgtgttaattgatCTTGCATGTGAATCTTGGATCTGTTGGTGACAACAGAAAGAAAGGCACAAAACACAATCTGGAAACAATAGAAACAAGTGTTTGCATGGTACAAAATAATCAAggaaaaagcaaaaaaaaaacatgattaaaAATCTTATTTCTCACCATATGACTAAAGAGCCTGGAATTTTTGAATGCATAGTCTGAGTCAAATGGCTGATAAATGTTTCAGATTAGGAATTTGGCCCTTCTTTAATGTAACTTGAATATTGAGCTGCAAATGACATATTCtaatgtcatatatatatatatatatatataatatgtatatacatatatagagagagagaatagGAGAATAATGGACTGAATTGCCACAACCAAAATACTAAGGAATTTAATCTTTTTACactactactacaaaaaagaaaCAGTTAGACGTCACTTTAAATGACTCTTACGAAACTAGTATGTTGCATAGTGCATCAGTTATGTGTTTaatggcatttaaaaaaaaaaaacagcagccTGACACACGTCGAATATATGTGCTCAACGACATTTTTTGTTCTTCTCTTTGTTTAATCTtgagtaaaaatattttaaatatgagCATGAGACATCATTTTATTGAAACAAAATAACTACAAAGCAATAACTACTGATGGTGATAAAAGCATTTTAAGAAGCAGTTTCACATTTCAAGCTAATACTAGATCTTTACACTTCCAAAGAAAAGAAGCATTTATTTTTCTGGGACCGAAGTCTTGGCTTATAGTTTCCATGTCTCTTTCAacgagaaaagaagaaagagataGAAGGATGTATGCAAAGTTTCCCTTATCCTTCACAAATTTTTCACTGGCTCTGGAAGGACCAGCAACTACCACAAATGTTCATGTTTCATGGCAGTTTCTCCACCTCAGAAACCCTTCTCTCTCAACCACGTCAACCCCTTATCATCAATTCCTTCCTTCTCTTCTTCCTCCCCAAGTAATTTCCTTATCATTTCGACCCTGCTGTCCTGATGCTGACTAGTACCATTATTCTCTCAGTCTCAGTTCTCCTTGCTCTTTTTCTTCAGTAATGGCAGACGAAAGTACGGGAGGGCGGGCTTCCAATACCCAGCTACTAGAGGAGCTCGAAGCACTCAGTCAATCCCTCTACCAATCCCACACTGCTGCTGTCACTCGAAGAACAGCCTCCCTTGTCCTTCCTCGAAGCTCAGTCCCTCCGATATCATCCAATGATGAGATCGTCCCCAGTGCTGGAGTTGCAGCCAAAACTGAGGCAGTTAGGGCCAACAATAAACCTCGCAGACGCCTGTCTTTGTCCCCATGGCGGTCTCGTCCAAAGCTGGATGACGGAGGTGATCAGACAGAGAGTCAGCCAGCTAGGGGATCGAATCAGAGAGAATTCAAGAAGTTGGAAGAGAAAACTAATTCGGAAGAGAAGAAGGGGCTTTGGAACTGGAAACCAATTCGTGCACTTTCCCATATTGGAATGCAGAAACTAAGTTGTTTGTTTTCTGTAGAAGTAGTCACAGCCCAAAATCTTCCAGCTTCAATGAATGGTCTCCGGCTCTCTGTATGTGTTAGAAAGAAGGAAACCAAAGATGGGTCAGTTCAAACAATGCCATCGAGGGTCTCACAGGGGGCTGCTGATTTCGAAGAGACCTTGTTCGTTAGGTGCAATGTTTATTGCAGCCATGGTAGTGGAAAGCAACTCAAGTTCGAGCCTCGTCCGTTTTGGATATATGCATTAGCAGTTGATGCACCAGAGCTTGATTTCGGTCGTAGTTCCGTGGATTTAAGGGAACTGATTCAAGAATCTATTGATAAGAGCCACGAAGGAGCTCGAGTTCGGCAATGGGATACAAGTTTCAGTCTTTCGGGAAAGGCGAAAGGAGGCGAGCTTGTACTGAAACTTGGGTTTCAGATCATGGAGAAGGACGGAGGAATTGGGATTTACAGTCAAGCTGAGGACCATAAGAACAAGTCTAAGAACTTGTCATCCACTTCATTTGCCCGAAAGCAATCGAAGACGTCGTTTAGCGTTCCGAGTCCAAAATTATCAAGCAGAAAAGAAGCTTGGACGCCTTCACAGATTGGAACTACACCTGCTGATCTTCATGGCATTGATGACTTGAACCTTGATGAGCCAGCTCCAGTCCCATCAACATCAACATCAACAACTGAGAATAAGCCAAAAGAACCAGAAACCAAAGCAGAAGACCTTGATCTTCCAGATTTCGAAGTGGTTGATAAGGGAATTGAATTCCAAGAGAATAAAAAGGATGAGGAGGAGGAAGATGAAGAAGGAAAGGAAAAAGATTCAGTGAAGTCCTTTGGAGAAAGATCAGCTGGAAATGAAGTTGTAAAGGAAATTGTTCATGATCAAGTTCATACTACAAGATTGACAGAGTTAGATTCTATTGCTCAGCAAATAAAAGCTCTTGAATCCATGATGGGTGACGATAAACCATCGCACAAAGATGAAGAAACTGAGTCACAGAGATTAGACGAAGACGAAGATAAGGTGACAAGGGAATTTCTTCAAATGCTTGAGGCGGAAGAAACCAATGAATATAAATTCAAGGGAGCAGATATTCCTGCTATGCAACTGGAAGGAGCAGAGGAATCTGCAGAAGGTGCATCATCGAAAGCTTACCTCCCGGACCTTGGGAAGAACTTGGGCTGTATAATCCAAACCAGAGATGGCGGATACTTGGCCGCCATGAATCCTCTAGATACTGAAATATCAAGGAAGGAGACCCCTAAATTGGCTATGCAAATCTCGAGACCGTTTGTGATTCCGTTGAATGAGCCCTTGAGTGGGTTCGAGCTGTTTCAAACAATGGCAGCCATGGAGCTCGACGAACTAAATTCGCAAATTCAGGACTTGATGTCCATGGACGAACTGATGGGTAAAACTGCTGAACAGGTGGCGTTCGAAGGCATAGCTTCAGCGATCATCCATGGTAGGAACAAAGAAGGCGCAAGCTCGACCGCGGCTCGGACTGTTGCAGGGGTGAAAATAATGGCGACAGCGATGAATTCAGGCCGAAAAGAGAGGATCTCGACGGGAATTTGGAACCTAAGCGAGAATTCAATGACACCAGAGGAGATCCTCGCGTTCTCGCTGCAGAAAATAGAGGTCATGGCGATCGAAGCTCTGAAAATCCAAGCGGAAATGGCAGAAGAAGAAGCCCCATTCGACGTTTCACCACTGATCATTCCGAACACCAATCGCACTCATCCCATTTCTTCTTCCGTTCCATTGGAGAATTACAGTAGGAGCTCCAAAGGCTCAGAAACCCTGACAATGGCGGTGGGGATTCAACTGAGGGATCCCATTAGGCGATACGAGACAGTGGGAGGACCCATGATAGCTCTAATCTACGCGAACCCAGCTtcagaggaggaggaggaagaggaagaagaaaagagattcaAGTTGACAAGCCTCCATGTGGGAGGGGTGAAGGTGAGAAGTAGAGGAAAGAGAAGCGTTTGGGACAGTGAGAAGCAGAGACTGACAGGGATGCAGTGGCTGGTGTCGTACGGAATAGGAAAAGCAGGGAAGAAGACGAAGCAGAGTGCGTCGTCCAAAGGTCAAGACCTCTTCTGGAGCATCTCTTCTCGTGTTATGGCCGATATGTGGCTCAAGTCCATTAGAAATCCAGATGTTAAATTTACCAAGTCATGATACATTTTATTTTGAGTGAACAGTgttttttatctttatttattttaatttttatatattgtattttttttttaatgattataCCAATGTGAATGAATGTATAATTCAGATTGTCTATATTAGAAGCATGTTTACTCTCAAAAATTCTAATAATTGAAATGTTTACGTTTGTGATCGATGGCATATCTCACTTTACTTGAATAGTTCGAAGGTGAGTCTGGATCCATCAACCAAGAGTTTAGATTAGAGGGCTCTTCTGAATCAGCACTAGAATTTATTTCAAGTTTATGATAGTGGTTGTCACTTAATGTTTTAAACACTCCAGCTTCTCCACATAttggttaaaaacatgcattAAAGTCACTTTTTTCCTTGAGACAATATAGTGAGGATCAGACTAAAGTGAAAGCAGAGGTAGGGGTAGTCTAAGAAATAATAACCATAGCAGCTTCCTTAAGATGGACATTCACTAGTAATGTTCAAATAAAAAAGACAACTCGTAGTGATAAAAATTGATGACTTTAGTGAACCATCATACTTTGGATTAATGTCCTCGTTATTAAGCATTCTTATTGTTGTTTTACACCATGCTGCGTACTGCATAGGTAGGCAAACCTTGCTTCTTCATGATGTGAAGGAGACATTTCAAGAACAGAACTAGTAACACATATAATGTTGCTGATCTTTAGGGGGTTGGTTCAAATGGTAAGAGGGGGAAGCATCTAGTGTCTGGCTGCTCCCATCAACACTGCACACTTGAATGAAAAATGTGACACCAGAACTCCCAGAGGGAATTGAGTAGTCAGCAACATAAAACGCTTGAACTCGTGCCACTCCAAGGAACTCACTTGCTGCTTCTAGCTTTCCAGACGGGTCTGCATCTACTTTCTTTGCATAAATATTGTATTTTGGGAAGGTAGAATCATTCCCATCTTTCAAATTCCAAATGATCTTTACACTCACAGTCTGAGCACCATCAGAACCTGGAGTCCATTTGATGTGTTCTTCCTTAAAAGCCCATGAGGAAGAGGGTGGAAAATTTGATTTCTGTTCTGAACTTTTGACTGTTATGTGGCCAAGCACTGCATAGTACTCGGCTGAGGCCGTACTTTGATCTGAAGAGTTACTGTCATCTAATTTCACAATCCGAGGGTCTGGCTTGTAGCAAAAAGCAGAGATTTCTGTTAATGTGTGTCCACTAAGTGAGATACTACTCGCCTGTATGGTCCATCCTGAAGAAGCTCCGAAATTTTCTAGTTCACGTGTTGTGACCACTCTGCTAAATTTGCTTGAGAGATGATCTACTTTTCCCGGTGCAAGAAGTACAGCCTTTTTTTCTCCTGCCCCGGTAGAGAAATTGAGATTTAGGCCTAGTAGAGAATTTGCCTTAGATTTCACCTGCATTAATCAAATTAGAGAAAAAATTTAGGAATTTGTAAATTACATATTATCAGATTGGATAATGTTAGACGAAATGTCATCTCAGTTTATTCAGATTGAGTTAGTATGAGAATTTAAAACAAGCTGATGCATAGTGTTTTTCTTGAATAATCAAAGCTGAAACATCATATATATCAAGTAAATAAATAATATGTGAGGATTTTGTTCGGTAGGCAGCTTTAAATCAACAGATGAGAAGCTTACAGAATATGTAAAATAAAGAGGTGAGTTCCCCAAAGGAAGCTCTCCGAGAAAGAGTCTTGTTGTGAAATCAGCACTGCCTTTAAGACTTCCTTTGAATGTGATGTTACTTCCGCCTCTGTAAGATCCTTCCTTGAGACTAATTCACAGATGTTGTTTAACACATTAAGCTTGTTACAGACAAGAAAACATAAAATGTAGAAGTAAATAAAAAAAGCTAAGCAAATTGGGCAGGCCACAATCTTTTTGTTTTTACTAGAGTGAATGGACTAGCCAATAAAACAGGCAGCACTACTATAGTCTGTACTTTGTGGTTACCTATCACAATAAGCCATTCATAAAAATTGTTTTTCATGGTGCATTTACATATTAACTGATGGAATATGGAAAATCATTTTTTATTGTCCACCCCATTGCCATTCCATCCGTAGTGATGTGTTAGGCCTCCATTGACTTATGTCTATAGTAGAAAGGGTATAAAAGGGACACGTGTTGCTGACGTAGGGGAATAAGATTTTAGACAGTTAGTTATAGGAGAAGGGACTGTCTAGGAGGGGGTGCACAGTAAGAATTGGTAAGGGGTATATCCAAATCCAGCAAGGAGGGAATCGGGTAGCAAGTGAGTTGAGCATTGTAACCTGTTTGGGGGAGAGAACTAGGCTCTCGAATTCCTAGATATCAATACAATCAAGGCTCACCCATTCTTTTCTCTTTCATTTCCATTTTCTATTCTATTTTCTGGGCTGTTTGCAATTATCTGTGCAGGTTCATCCtatcaaattggtatcagagattagatCCAGATGGGACCTAAGAAGGCTGACAATCCGAATGAGATGTGGGAGGACAAGCTGGAAGCAGTGCAATCAGAATTTCAGAAAGGGCTCACAGAGGTTAGATCTGATTTTCAGCAATTACCCAGGGAAATCGACTTGCTGAAAACAGAAATTCAAAGGCTACCTGCGATTGAGAAGAAGATGGACTATCTAGTTACTCACTTAGCTCAGCTGATGCAAGTAGCAGGGAAGGCGACAGTGGAGGGGACAGCGACCACCATTGATCGTCAAAGGTGCGCAGTTGAGGGCGAATCGCACCAACTGCCGACTACTCATTCTCCAATGCCTCATCCAAGTCCATCGCACTCGAGGAAATCTGAACAGCCACCACAAGCAGTTGGCCAGACCGATTCTTCATATGCGGGTCTGGACCACGGTCAAGATTATCGGCCTCCACGAATGGAGTTGCCACTCTTTGCGGGAGAGAATCCGGAGGGGTGGATTTACAAAGTGGAACGCTATTTTTTGCTGAGCCGTATGACGGAACCGGTTATGCTAGAGGCGGCCATCGTGGGTTTGGAAGGTGATGCGTTGACGTGGTTTCAGTGGGAACACCAACGGCGGCCAATAACATCTTGGGCGACCCTTAAAGAAAGACTGTTAATGCGATTTCGAGCCGCACCTATCGGATCAGTTTCAGAAGAGTTTATGTCCCTGGTTCAAACTTCTACAGTCAGAGAATATCGATTGAAGTGGGAAGCATTAGCCTCCAGGGTCCCCGATGTACCTGACCATATCTTAGAAGGGAGCTTTGTGAAGGGTCTAAGAGACGACATCAGAGGGGCTCTGCATATTTTACAGCCCTCAGGGTTGGCTAACATTATGGAGACTGCACAAAGGGTGGAAGAAGGCAATCAGTTCTGGGCTTCAGGTCTAAACCCTAGATCTCACCTTTCTCAGCCCACTTCCAGTTGGGGCCCAATCGTTGCTGGCCGGCCCAACCCCATTCCCCATTCGCTTCGTTCTGGATCTAATttccagccaccattgatgcctTTCCAACCGCCCCTGTCGCCGACCACCGTACCCAGCGCGCCTAAATCAGGGAAGCTGCCGACCGTGCGCCGCCTATCTGAGGCTGAATATCAGGAGAAGAAAGCCAGAGGGGTTTGTTTCAAATGTGACAAGAAATTCCACAGGGGCCATGAGTGTGAACAAAAATCACTCCAGATTTTGTTAACTGTAGATGAGGAAGAGGAAACAGTGATGAATGAGACACCACCATTATCGCCAGAATCCGAGGAGGCAGGGGGCTCTGATGAAACGCTTGCAACACTATCTCTTAACTCGCTGGTTGGGATTTCGTCGGCGCACACCATGAAACTGGCGGGGCGAATTGGACAGCGAACGGTGACGGTATTGATCGATAGCGGGGCGACACACAACTTTCTTTCGACAGAAATCGTTTCGGCAGCAGCGATTCCCATCACACCCACATCATGTTACGGCATATTACTGGGCACCGGAGGCAAAGTAAGGGCAGAGGGTATTTGTGCTCAAGTCGAGTTGGATCTTGGACCATTGAGAGTAGTAACGGATTTCTTACCACTAGAATTGGGTGGTGCGGATGTAATTCTCGGAATTAAGTGGTTAGAGACTTTGGGTAATATGCATGTTAATTGGAAGACTCTTGTCATGAAGTTTGAAGTAGCGGGTTCTTGGATTACTTTACAAGGAGACCCAAGCCTCTGTAAATCGCCAATTTCGCTGAAAGCTATGATCCATACAGTTGAACAAGAGGGTGGTGGTTTTTGGGTGCAATTATACTCGCTGGCCGCGATTTCAGAGGCGAATTCAGCGACTATTCCGACAGAAGTTGCCCAGATTTTGCAGAAATATCAGCCTGTTTTTTCTGTACCGCAAGGCCTTCCACCATCGCGGACCAAGGAGCACACTACTACGTTGAAGGAGGGAGTAGGGCCAGTTTCGGTAAGGCCATATCGCTACGCACAAGTAcaaaaggatgagattgaaaagcTCGTGACAGAGATGTTGAATGCGGCATAATATGCCCAAGTGCAAGTCCTTTCTCAAGCCCAGTTTTATTAGTTCGGAAAAAAGATGGTAGTTGGAGGTTTTGTGTAGATTACCGGGCGTTAAATAGAGAAACGGTGGTTGATAAATTTCCAATACCAGTAATAGATGAACTATTGGATGAGTTACATGGAGCCCGGATATTCATTAAGCTGGATTTGAGGTCCGGTTACCATCAAATTCGCATGGCTGCCCAAGATGTACAAAAAACAGCATTCCGCACCCACGAGGGCACTACGAATTTCTTGTAATGCCATTTGGGCTCACAAACGCCCCAGCCACTTTCCAAGGATTGATGAATGAGGTGTTTAGAGCCTTTTTGCGTAAGTTTGTACTTGTATTTTTTGACGATATTTTGATTTACAGCGGGTCATTGGAAGAGCACGTCAGGCATTTGGAGCTGGTTTTACAAAAATTACAGGGGCAGCAACTCTATGTTAATGCAAAAAAGTGCTTGTTCGGCCAGCCAAAAGTAGAGTATTTGGGGCACATTATTTCTGAGCAGGGAGTGGCCGCCGATCCAGCAAAGTTAGAAGCAATGGCCAGCTGGCCGACCCCTCAAAACATCAAAAGCTTGCGTGGTTTTCTTGGCCTCACAGGATACTACCGCAAATTTGTGCAAGGATATGGAAGTATAGCTCGCCCACTGACGGACCAACTCAAAAAAGATGCTTTTGGCTGGACTGCGGAGGCCCAAGAAGCGTTTGAAAAGCTGAAAGAACGAATGTGTACAGTGCCAGTTTTAGCTCTTCCTGATTTTTCAGCACCTTTTATTGTTGAAGCCAACGCTTCCGGGACGGGTTTGGGGGCTGTTTTAATGCAAAAAAATAGACCAGTAGCTTTTTTCAGCCAAATACTTTCAGCAAGGAGGCGCACGAAATCTGTCTATGAAAGGGAGTTAATGGCTATCGTGTTAGCCATCCAAAAATGGAGACCATATTTAATGGGCAGAAAGTTTTTGTGAAGATTGATCAAAGGAGCTTAAAATACCTTTTGGAGCAGAGATTAATGGCGACTGAACATCAAAAATGGCTGACGAAGATATTGGTTTATgactttgaaatattatatagACCGGGGCGTGAGAACAAGGCAGCTGATGCACTTTCGCGGATGCATGAAGAACCGGTGTTGCTGGCCATTTCAGCCCCAAATATTCTGTCCATTCCAGATTTACAGGCTCATATCTCTTCAGATCCGACGCTGTCCAAAATACTAAAAGAGCTGGAAGAGGGAAAAGAAAGTGGCGGGTACACTTTATCACAGGGCTGTCTCAAGTTCAAAGGGCGTTTAGTAATTCCAGCAACATCTCCATTCATTCCAATCATCCTCCAAGAGTACCACGGCAGCAATTTAGGCGGACATTCAGGGATTTTTCGCACATTTCAGTGAATCGCCAAGCACCTTTACTGGCCAGGAATGCGCAGGGATATTCATAAGTTTGTAACAGAATGTCGTGTTTGTCAGCAACAAAAGTATGCCGCGCAATCCCCAGCGGGTCTACTCCAGCCATTGCCCATTCCAGACCAGAtttgggaggatatctcaatggATTTCATTGAGGGATTACCACTTTCGAATGGCTTTGACTCCATTTTTGTCGTAGTGGACAGATTGAGTAAGTATGGGCATTTTGTACCATTGCGACACCCATTTACAGCAGCTACAGTTGCTGCCATTTTTGTAAGGGAGGTAGTTAAATTACATGGTATTCCTAGATCTATTGTGTCGGATCGAGACAAGATTTTTCTCAGCCTATTTTGGAAGGAGCTCTTCAAGTTACAAGGGACATCATTGAATCGCAGCACAGCCTATCACCCACAATCGGACGGCCAAACGGAGGTCGTTAATAGGTGTTTGGAGACTTATCTTCGCTGCTTTGTAAGTTCTAAACCCAGCAAGTGGTCTACATGGATTCCTTGGGCCGAATATTGGTACAACACCACCTTTCATGTCTCGATAGGTATGACACCTTTCAAAGCTGTTTATCACCGCGATCCTCCTCCAATCATTCGACTTGAGCAGTACCGTACGCCCGTTTCAGCAGTGGAGCAGAATTTGAAGGAGCGGGATGACATCCTGGTTTTGTTAAAGGACAATTTGCAGCGGGCTCAGCAGAAAATGAAATTTCAGGCGGATAAGAAGCGAAGAGATGTTCAGTTCAATGTAGGAGACTTTGTGTATGTGAAGATGAGACCTCACCGCCGGCGGACAGTAGCAAAACGAGTGAATGAAAAGCTGGCTCCAAGATTTTTTGGGCCATTTCAGGTGCTGGAAAAAATCGGCCAGGCAGCTTATAAGCTGAAACTGCCTCTTGAAGCATCGATACATCCTGTTTTTCATGTATCGTTACTCCGGGCATCGCTGGGACCTACTCAGACAGCCACTCCACTTCCCCCAGGTTTGAAGGCTGATCTGGAATGGTTTTTAGAACCAGAAGCGGTGTTGGAAATACGGCCAGGGACACACAAGACAGCCCCACAAGCGTTGATCAAGTGGAAAAATCTGCCAGAATTCGAAGCTACTTGGGAAGATTTTAGCGTCATACAGGAGCAATTTCCAGActttcaccttgaggacaaggtgcaACTTCGAGGGGACGGTATTGTTAGGCCTCCATTGACTTATGTCTATAGTAGAAAGGGTATAAAAGGGACACGTGTTGCTGATGTAGGGGAATAAGATTTTAGACAGTTAGTTATAGGAGAAGGGACTGTCTAGGAGGGGGTGCACAGTAAGAATTGGTAAGGGGTATATCCAAATCCAGCAAGGAGGGAATCGGGTAGCAAGTGAGTTGAGCATTGTAACCTGTTTGGGGGAGAGAACTAGGCTCTCGAATTCCTAGATATCAATACAATCAAGGCTCACCCATTCTTTTCTCTTTCATTTCCAATTTCTATTCTATTTTCTGTGCTGTTTGCAATTATCTGTGCAGGTTCATCCTATCATGATGATCAGCACTTGCTTTCATTTCAATCATGCATGACAAAATCCCTCTCTGTGATTGACACAGAATCTTGTGCCCATCACCATTTTTTATGACAAACCAAATAGACCATTCCGAATAGTTTGTAAACAGGTTTTCATGGgcttttttagatttttcatgaCTTGAATAACTAGATCATTT
This genomic interval from Humulus lupulus chromosome 8, drHumLupu1.1, whole genome shotgun sequence contains the following:
- the LOC133798175 gene encoding protein PLASTID MOVEMENT IMPAIRED 1-like — translated: MADESTGGRASNTQLLEELEALSQSLYQSHTAAVTRRTASLVLPRSSVPPISSNDEIVPSAGVAAKTEAVRANNKPRRRLSLSPWRSRPKLDDGGDQTESQPARGSNQREFKKLEEKTNSEEKKGLWNWKPIRALSHIGMQKLSCLFSVEVVTAQNLPASMNGLRLSVCVRKKETKDGSVQTMPSRVSQGAADFEETLFVRCNVYCSHGSGKQLKFEPRPFWIYALAVDAPELDFGRSSVDLRELIQESIDKSHEGARVRQWDTSFSLSGKAKGGELVLKLGFQIMEKDGGIGIYSQAEDHKNKSKNLSSTSFARKQSKTSFSVPSPKLSSRKEAWTPSQIGTTPADLHGIDDLNLDEPAPVPSTSTSTTENKPKEPETKAEDLDLPDFEVVDKGIEFQENKKDEEEEDEEGKEKDSVKSFGERSAGNEVVKEIVHDQVHTTRLTELDSIAQQIKALESMMGDDKPSHKDEETESQRLDEDEDKVTREFLQMLEAEETNEYKFKGADIPAMQLEGAEESAEGASSKAYLPDLGKNLGCIIQTRDGGYLAAMNPLDTEISRKETPKLAMQISRPFVIPLNEPLSGFELFQTMAAMELDELNSQIQDLMSMDELMGKTAEQVAFEGIASAIIHGRNKEGASSTAARTVAGVKIMATAMNSGRKERISTGIWNLSENSMTPEEILAFSLQKIEVMAIEALKIQAEMAEEEAPFDVSPLIIPNTNRTHPISSSVPLENYSRSSKGSETLTMAVGIQLRDPIRRYETVGGPMIALIYANPASEEEEEEEEEKRFKLTSLHVGGVKVRSRGKRSVWDSEKQRLTGMQWLVSYGIGKAGKKTKQSASSKGQDLFWSISSRVMADMWLKSIRNPDVKFTKS